Proteins from a genomic interval of Panthera tigris isolate Pti1 chromosome A2, P.tigris_Pti1_mat1.1, whole genome shotgun sequence:
- the CXCR6 gene encoding C-X-C chemokine receptor type 6: MAEYDYVDPGFFNTSSDGSRGHERFLEFRKVFLPCMYLGVFICGLAGNALVLVIYVFYQKLKSLTDVFLVNLPLADLVFVCTLPFWAYASIHEWVFGDVLCKTLLGIYTLNFYTSMLILACVTIDRFVAVARATKAYNQQARRMAWGKAICLFIWGASLLLSLPQIIYGHVLYLDKLVCGYHDEEISTVVLATQMTLGFFLPLVAMIVCYSVIIKTLLRARGFKKHKSLKVIFLVVAAFLLTQTPFNLVKLIRSTNWEHYTMTSFHYAIIVTEAIAYLRACLNPVLYAFVGLKFRRNFWKLVKDLGCLPYLGVSGQWKSSDDASKTCSASHHVEATSMFQL, encoded by the coding sequence ATGGCTGAGTATGACTACGTGGACCCCGGCTTCTTCAACACCTCCAGCGACGGCAGCCGGGGGCACGAACGCTTCTTGGAGTTCCGCAAGGTCTTTCTGCCCTGCATGTACCTGGGGGTGTTCATCTGTGGCCTGGCGGGGAACGCGCTGGTGCTGGTCATCTACGTCTTCTACCAGAAGCTGAAGAGCCTGACGGACGTGTTCCTGGTGAACCTGCCCTTGGCCGACCTGGTGTTCGTCTGCACCCTGCCCTTCTGGGCCTACGCAAGCATCCACGAGTGGGTCTTCGGCGACGTCCTGTGCAAGACCCTGCTGGGCATCTACACCTTGAACTTCTACACATCCATGCTCATCCTCGCCTGCGTCACCATTGACCGCTTCGTCGCGGTGGCTCGGGCCACCAAGGCCTACAACCAGCAGGCGAGGCGGATGGCCTGGGGCAAGGCCATCTGTCTGTTCATCTGGGGGGCCTCCCTGCTGCTTTCGCTGCCGCAGATAATCTACGGCCACGTCCTCTATCTCGACAAGCTCGTCTGTGGTTATCACGACGAGGAGATTTCCACTGTGGTTCTCGCCACCCAGATGACACTGGGGTTCTTCCTGCCCCTGGTCGCCATGATCGTCTGCTACTCGGTCATAATCAAGACTCTGCTTCGCGCCCGAGGCTTCAAGAAGCACAAGTCTCTGAAGGTCATCTTCCTGGTGGTGGCTGCGTTCCTGCTGACCCAGACGCCCTTCAACCTCGTGAAGCTAATCCGCAGCACGAACTGGGAGCACTACACCATGACCAGCTTCCACTATGCCATCATCGTGACGGAGGCCATCGCCTACCTGCGGGCCTGCCTTAACCCCGTGCTCTATGCCTTTGTTGGCTTGAAGTTTCGGAGGAACTTCTGGAAACTCGTGAAAGACCTCGGCTGCCTCCCTTACCTGGGGGTCTCAGGTCAATGGAAGTCTTCCGACGATGCCTCCAAGACCTGTTCTGCCTCGCATCACGTGGAGGCCACCAGCATGTTCCAGCTGTAG